A region from the Silene latifolia isolate original U9 population chromosome 7, ASM4854445v1, whole genome shotgun sequence genome encodes:
- the LOC141589921 gene encoding protein FAR1-RELATED SEQUENCE 5-like, with amino-acid sequence MDNMHIVEFNNEQDCCEDEPEVEEHEFAEVMQNLKIGATRTYKMCKEHVNGFENIGASLTDFKNFHRNVKCYINERDGQLFIDRFKNMAETHENFFFDYEVDADGSLIGAIWADGIARRNYSVFGDAVSFDPTYSTNKYDMVFTPFTGIDNHKRSINFCGALLFRENEDYFDWVFKHFLVAMGGKEPKYIITDQDAGIIKSVKNVFKTARHHFCIWDIMNKVPVKYGGTTKDYPEFIKKLNAIIWDDELEPDEFDVRWGEIMKEHAVDKSAWFEEVYLKRRQWVMAHCRDLNMGSVMRTTQRSESENSFFKKFENNNGTLVEFWMRFESAIDQQRHTQKKTDNDNRHTSPKMVTQCPIERHATRVYTLVVFDEFQEEIKMSTDGLGARGFTVENEIELAKLKDRLRGRVFEVHFRPGTYEATCSCRKFERAGIICRHIIWIYSSNGVQSIPKSYVVRRWRKDAVYDASDGKEIIDRKQMEMTKLWSEIHETVGVLRGKDKDDIETLSNLIRDFREKLSPSAEELTKQQEIEQLLGCKASKEITILPPKHAKNKRSGKRMLSNKTKAEALLSKQKRMCNNCKQMAHHDKRNCPNPFSERPKQSIESSSDEDEDEEEDDESSD; translated from the exons ATGGACAATATGCATATTGTCGAGTTCAACAATG AGCAGGATTGCTGTGAGGACGAACCAGAGGTAGAAGAACATGAATTTGCAGAAGTCATGCAAAAT TTGAAGATAGGTGCTACAAGGACATATAAAATGTGCaaggaacatgttaatgggtTCGAAAATATTGGTGCGAGTTtaactgacttcaagaatttccaTAGAAATGTTAAGTGCTATATTAATGAGagggacggtcaattgttcatagATCGATTTAAAAACATGGCAGAAACACATGAAAATTTCTTCTTCGATTATGAAGTCGATGCCGATGGAAGCTTGATCGGGGCGATATGGGCGGATGGTATTGCTCGACGAAACTACTCTGTATTTGGTGATGCTGTGTCTTTCGATCCAACATACTCGACAAATAAGTATGACATGGTATTTACACCTTTCACGGGTATTGATAATCACAAGCGTTCAATAAATTTTTGTGGTGCACTTCTTTTCAGGGAGAACGAGGACTATTTTGATTGGGTGTTCAAACATTTTTTGGTGGCAATGGGTGGGAAGGAACCAAAATATATTATAACCGACCAAGATGCGGGTATTATAAAGTCTGTCAAGAATGTTTTTAAGACAGCTAGGCATCACTTCTGCATCTGGGATATCATGAACAAGGTTCCAGTCAAATACGGGGGTACAACCAAAGATTATCCCGAATTTATAAAGAAGTTAAATGCCATAATCTGGGACGACGAACTTGAACCGGATGAATTTGACGTTCGCTGGGGTGAGATAATGAAGGAGCATGCCGTTGATAAATCTGCTTGGTTTGAGGAAGTGTACCTTAAAAGGAGGCAATGGGTGATGGCCCATTGTAGGGACCTGAATATGGGAAGTGTTATGAGGACAACACAAAGATCGGAGAGTGAAAATAGTTTCTTTAAAAAGTTTGAGAACAACAATGGAACATTAGTTGAATTCTGGATGCGTTTTGAAAGTGCAATTGACCAACAAAGACATACCCAGAAGAAAACTGATAATGACAACAGGCACACGTCCCCAAAAATGGTAACTCAATGTCCTATCGAGCGGCATGCAACAAGAGTATACACACTTGTCGTATTCGATGAGTTTCAAGAAGAGATAAAAATGTCAACGGATGGACTTGGTGCCAGGGGTTTCACCGTGGAGAATGAAATAGAGCTGGCAAAATTAAAGGATAGATTAAGAGGAAGAGTTTTTGAGGTTCATTTCAGACCAG GAACATATGAGGCAACATGCTCGTGTAGAAAGTTTGAAAGAGCTGGAATAATATGTAGGCACATCATTTGGATTTATTCAAGTAATGGTGTTCAGTCCATACCGAAATCGTACGTGGTTCGAAGATGGAGAAAGGATGCAGTATACGACGCCTCTGATGGCAAGGAAATAATTGATCGAAAACAAATGGAAATGACAAAGTTATGGTCTGAGATACATGAGACTGTTGGAGTACTAAGGGGTAAAGATAAGGATGATATTGAGACCTTGTCCAACTTAATTAGGGATTTCAGAGAGAAGCTGTCACCGTCAGCGGAGGAATTGACAAAGCAGCAAGAAATTGAACAACTACTGGGTTGTAAGGCCAGCAAGGAGATAACAATATTGCCTCCCAAACATGCGAAAAACAAAAGGAGTGGCAAAAGGATGTTGTCTAACAAGACAAAAGCCGAAGCATTGTTATCTAAACAGAAACGGATGTGCAATAATTGCAAACAAATGGCACATCACGACAAAAGAAACTGCCCCAACCCGTTTTCGGAGCGCCCAAAACAATCTATTGAATCATCTTCGGATGAAGACGAGGATGAGGAAGAGGACGATGAATCTTCTGATTAG